The following coding sequences are from one Nicotiana tomentosiformis chromosome 3, ASM39032v3, whole genome shotgun sequence window:
- the LOC104099378 gene encoding asparagine--tRNA ligase, cytoplasmic 1-like has protein sequence MSVDDSTPQVDKISLNDGVEEAQFSQRVPIRSILGRPDGGAGLAGKVVKIGGWVKTGREQGKGSFAFLEVNDGSCPANLQVIVDSAVYKLGDLVPTGTCVHVEGELKLPPEGAKQKVELRVQKVLSVGTVDAGKYPLPKTKLTLEFLRDVVHLRPRTNTISAVARIRNALAYATHTFFQKNGFLYIHTPIITTSDCEGAGEMFQVTTLISEAEKLEKELKENPAPSDSDIKVVEQLVKEKGEAVARLKADKASTEKAGSNIADINKQISAAVGDLTRAKENLLKLQERFKLGERVKRSAGISKKDGNIDYADDFFARQAFLTVSGQLQVETYACALSSVYTFGPTFRAEQSHTSRHLAEFWMVEPEIAFADLKDDMNCAEAYVKFLCQWLLDHCLDDMEFITKFIDKAALGRLRMVTSSKFHRLTYTEAIAILEEASKTKTFENKVEWGIDLASEHERYLTEEHFKSPVIVFNYPKGIKAFYMKVNEDNKTVAAMDLLVPKVGELIGGSQREEDYEVLRSRISDMGLPLEPYEWYLDLRRYGTVKHSGFGLGFERMILFATGMENIRDVIPFPRYPGRADL, from the exons ATGTCCGTCGACGATTCCACGCCGCAGGTGGACAAAATCTCCCTAAATGACGGCGTTGAGGAGGCTCAGTTCTCCCAACGCGTTCCGATCCGTTCAATTCTTGGCCGTCCTGACGGTGGAGCTGGACTCGCCGGAAAAGTTGTGAAAATTGGGGGTTGGGTTAAAACCGGTAGAGAACAGGGAAAAGGTTCTTTTGCCTTCCTGGAAGTGAATGATGGATCATGCCCTGCAAATCTACAGGTAATTGTGGATAGTGCTGTGTATAAACTTGGAGATTTGGTACCTACTGGCACTTGTGTGCACGTAGAAGGTGAGCTGAAGTTACCTCCTGAAGGTGCAAAGCAAAAAGTTGAGCTTCGTGTCCAGAAGGTTCTGTCTGTTGGTACCGTTGATGCTGGCAAGTATCCATTGCCCAAGACTAAATTAACTCTTGAGTTTCTTAGAGATGTTGTTCATCTGCGGCCTCGAACTAATACT ATTTCTGCAGTTGCAAGAATCCGTAATGCCTTGGCTTATGCCACCCATACATTCTTTCAGAAGAATGGCTTTCTTTATATTCACACACCAATTATCACCACCAGTGATTGCGAGGGTGCTGGCGAGATGTTCCAGGTCACTACATTGATAAGTGAAGCTGAAAAATTGGAGAAGGAGCTGAAAGAGAATCCTGCTCCTTCAGATTCTGACATTAAGGTTGTTGAACAGCTTGTCAAAGAGAAAGGAGAGGCAGTTGCTAGGCTCAAAGCTGATAAGGCAAGCACGGAAAAAGCTGGTTCCAACATTGCAGACATAAATAAGCAGATCAGTGCTGCAGTCGGTGATCTCACAAGGGCTAAAGAGAATCTCCTGAAGTTGCAAGAGAGATTCAAATTGGGAGAGAGGGTAAAGCGCTCTGCTGGCATATCTAAAAAGGATGGAAACATTGATTACGCTGATGATTTCTTTGCACGTCAAGCCTTCTTGACAGTATCTGGTCAACTCCAAGTTGAAACCTATGCATGTGCACTTTCTAGCGTCTACACTTTTGGGCCAACTTTTCGAGCTGAACAGTCCCACACTTCCAGGCATCTTGCAGAGTTCTGGATGGTGGAGCCTGAAATTGCTTTTGCTGATCTCAAG gaTGATATGAACTGTGCTGAGGCATATGTGAAATTTCTCTGTCAGTGGTTGCTTGACCATTGTCTTGATGACATGGAATTTATCACTAAATTTATAGACAAAGCTGCTCTAGGTAGACTTAGAATGGTCACCTCATCCAAATTCCATCGCTTAACTTACACAGAAGCAATAGCTATTCTGGAAGAAGCATCCAAAACGAAGACATTTGAGAATAAAGTAGAATGGGGAATTGACTTGGCATCTGAACATGAAAG ATATTTGACCGAAGAGCATTTTAAATCACCTGTTATAGTGTTCAACTACCCAAAAGGCATCAAAGCATTTTACATGAAGGTGAATGAAGACAACAAGACAGTTGCTGCGATGGATCTGCTTGTACCAAAG GTTGGAGAACTAATTGGAGGTAGCCAAAGGgaagaggattatgaggttctcaGATCAAG GATATCGGATATGGGTCTGCCATTAGAGCCATATGAGTGGTATCTTGATCTGAGACGCTATGGTACTGTCAAACATAGTGGTTTTGGTTTAGGCTTTGAGCGGATGATTCTTTTCGCCACGGGGATGGAAAACATTCGAGATGTGATTCCCTTTCCCAGATATCCAGGAAGAGCTGATCTATAA